The genomic interval CTCCGCCGGAAATACGTACCTTGGCTAATACTTTATTGCTTTTTTCGAGTAATACTACCTCTGTTTCCGGGAAGGTCTGGGCACAGGTGATGGCCCCAAAAAAGCCGGCAGCCCCTCCTCCTATCACAACTATTCTACTTTTTGATACTGGCATGATTATATATAACACGTAAAATTACCGCTGTGTATCCGGTAATTGGTATTGTTGCTCAAATATTTTATTTTAGCCATACCGGAAAAATGAAACAATAATAGTATTTAGTAATGCATACAAATGATTAAGATAAAAAGCGAATCAGAACTAAAAGCGTATGCCAAAGCCACTGTTATTTACCTTTAAATTGTTTCCGTTTTTAACTCTATAATTAAATACACGAATGGCCAATCGAAGCGGACGCAAAACCCAGGGAAACCGGAAACTCATCCTTTTTATCATTTTAGTAATTGTCGTATTTTTAATTTACAATAATGCCGACAAGCTGAATCTGCCTAATATTGGGGATGCAAAAGTAATTAAGACGGAGAAGAAAAAGGAGGAAGAGCCGGCCAAAGCGCCTGATAAAAAGAAGTCTTCCCGGAAAACTGAGCCTAAAACAGCTCCTGCTACTACCTCTTTCGATTTTGAAAACAACCTGGATTTTGCCCTGCCAGCTTTCACAGATCAAGACCAGATTGTGAGGCACCAGGCGTATTCGCTTTCCTATGCAGATGAATTTGAACAGCCTTACTGGGTAGCCTACCAGCTTACTGCCAGTGAAGTTAAAGGAAAATCGGAACGGGAAAATGATTTCCGTCCTGATCCGGATGTAAAAACCGGTTCTGCTACCCCAGACGATTACCGGGGTTCCGGCTATGACCGGGGACACCTTGCACCAGCCGCTGATTTTAAATTTTCAAATAAAGCCATGTCTGAGTCTTTTTTTATGAGCAACATGAGTCCGCAGGCACCGGAGTTTAACCGCGAAATCTGGGAGCACCTGGAATCACGGGTGAGAAGCTGGGTAAAAAAAGACCAGGTGTTGTATGTGGTGACTGGTCCGGTGTTGAAAGGCAAAATGTCATACATTGGCCGGAGAAACAAAGTAGCGGTGCCTCCCATGTACTTTAAAGTGATCCTGGACCTCTACCAACCGGATGTAAAGGCGATTGCTTTTCTGATGAAAAACGAAGGCTCTAATGAGCCTCTGGAATCGTTTGCCGTTACCATTGACGAAGTAGAAAAAGAAACCGGCCTGGATTTTTTCCCACTGCTTCCCGATGATATGGAACAAAAACTGGAAAGCTCTCTGACAATTAGTGATTGGTTTAAGGGGAAGTAAAACTAATAGGTAACGAAACTTTATTTTAAATTGTCCATTTCTATTTATATAGAAAACGCTGTTATTCTGTATCAAACACAAATGATGAGAACATACTCAATGGTTACAGTCATGTCATATCAGTTAAACTAAGTCTGTCAATCAATCTATTCCCTATCGCAGGTCCTTTTTAAAGCAAACGATCCGGTTCACTTCTGTAAATCCTGCTTTCTGGTGAAAGATCTGGCTTAATTTATTATCCAATTCCGTATCTGAACCCATTTCTACACAACCTTTCTCTTTACACCAGACTTCTGCTGCCGCCAGCAATTGTATACCAATGCCTTGCTGCCGGTATCCGGGTTTTACATAGATTCCTTCCACATAGCCTACTGGTGAGGTGATGGCACCTTCTACATAATCCGTGCGTAAAGAAACGGTAATAAAACCAATATAGTCTTCTTTTATGACTTTGTACAGAAAAGCTGTTTCTTTGCCTGAACGGAGTATTTCCTTATTATTTTCGTATTCTTCTTCAAATGAACAATCCGGCCACAGTTCCAGCATGAGCACGGTAAGTGCTTGCAGGGAATCTTTAGAAAGACGTTCAATATGCATCGATAGGTGGAATAAAATGGCAATCAATTTAAATAACAATCAATAGGATTATCCAATTTCCAATCTCTATTCTCTACCTTCAACATTACAACAGGTCATTTGCCAGGTTGGCCAGTTCTGAACGTTCGCCTTTTTCCAGGGTGATGTGGGTGTACAGATCATGGTTTTGTACCCGGTCGATCAGGTAGGAAAGGCCATTGCTTTGCGTATCCAGGTAAGGCGTATCAATCTGGTAAATATCACCGGTAAAGATGATTTTTGTATTTTCCCCCGCCCTGGTAATAATGGTTTTCACCTCATGAGGAGTCAGGTTCTGGGCTTCATCCACAATAAATATGATGTTCGACAAACTTCTTCCCCGGATATACGCCAGTGGCATAATATGAAGCACGTCTTTCATGAGCATTTCATTGATCTTCTGGAAATCCTTTTCGTGCTCCTCAAACTGGTTCTGGATAAACTTCAGGTTGTCCCACAAGGGCTCCATATACGGATTCAATTTGGATTTAATATCGCCGGGCAGGTATCCAATATCTTTGTTGCTGAGCGGTACAATCGGGCGGGCCAGGAAGATCTGTTTGTAGTTCTTTTTTTGTTCCAGGGCACTGGCCAATGCCAGTAACGTTTTACCAGTTCCCGCTACGCCCTGAATAGTAATAAGTTTAATATGGGGATTGAGAATGGCATGAATGGCAAAGGTCTGTTCCGCATTCCTGGGACGGATGCCGTATGCTGCCCGTTTGTCCACCTTTTCAATGCGGTCTTCTATGGGATTATAGTAGGCAAGAACAGAATTGCGTTCGCTTTTGAGAATAAAAAAACTGTTTTTACGGGGCTTTTTAGGCATTACCTTTTTCACATCGCAAAAACCCACCTCATACAGTTCAGTAATTACTGCGGATGGTATATCGCTGAGTACCGTTTTACCAGTATAAAGCGTATTTACGTTTTTAATCTTACCAGTTTCATAATCTTCGGCCGGAAGGTTCAGCGCTTTGGCTTTCAGGCGCAGGTTAATGTCTTTAGTAACTAAAATCACTTTTTTCTTCGGGTCTTCTTCCTGCAGGCTCAGGGCAGAATTCAGAATTTTATGATCGGCTTTTTTTTCGTCATATATTAATTCAGCATCCACAGCGCTTTTGGAACTCATAATTACCTTAAAACTTCCCTTGCCTTCTCCTTCCAGCGGAATCCAGTTCTGAAGCATATGTTCGCCGGATAATTTATCAATAAAGCGGATAAACTCTCTGGCTTCAAAATTCTTGGTGTCGTTGCCTTTTTTGAAATTATCCAGTTCTTCCAGCACTGTAATGGGAATAGCTACATCATGTTCCTGGAAGTTTTTAACGGCATCATGGTCATATAAAATAACAGAGGTGTCAAGCACAAATACTTTTTTTTCTTTTTTGATCCGGGGCATAAAAATCGAGATAGAAGAATGAACGAATACGAATTAGGTTGAACTGATTATCGGTTGGGTTGCGGTCAGAATTTATCTGTGTGTCTGGGCGTATGAGTATGGTTATAGACGTTGAAATTACTAGGTAAATTTGAAAAACCCAATCAAAAATCAGCTTTCACTTTTGAGCACTGCGGATTTATCTCCTTTCCGGTACACCCTGGCGGCAATCAAACCTCTATAAAAAGTGGCTTCGTATTGGCAGTGTAAATGGCAGGAAACCAACAATCCATGTATGTCTGGCAATACTCTGGCTTTAACTTTACTTACCCACCGGAAGAAAATATACATAGCTGAGATCAGGCTTTTTTTCCACCATTGCCCGGCTTGCTGACCAGAAAGTTCAAAATCGCTACATAGCCAGATCCCGTTTTGATGCAGGGCAGGATAAAGAAGATGAATCATGGAATTTACCTGCGGTTCCGGAAACAGGTCGAGCACAAAATGAGTAATTACTACATCAAATTTTTCATCGTAACGAATACTTTTTTCTGTACCCAGACGAAATTCAATTTCTGTAGAACAGGATACAGAAGCTATATTCTGTTGCGATAAACGCAGCATCGCAGCAGAAGCCTCCACATACACTATTTTTTTAACCTGCCGCTCTTGCAATAAAGATTTCAGATACCAGCCACTACCCCCGCCCAGAATCAATACCGTAGCTTGTACCGGAATAAAAGGCAAGGTACACCACTGGCTTTGTTGCAAAGCCTTTCCAAAAACTACCTTTGAAAGCTGATCATAGAAGTAAGCGATTGTATCAAAATTTACAGCCATCTCATTGCGTTTAGATAACAGAGGCATTTCTTTCCTTCAGACGTACTTATTGCAAACTTTGGTACATCTCCGGCAAAGCTTATTTCGTATATAGGATCACTTGTCTGTTAAATGTACCGCTATGAACCATTCCGCTACAAAATATTTGCTGATATCACTTTTCTGTTTATCTACATTGTCCGGTTATTCTGCAACGGATAAGAAATTACTTTCAACCTCGCACATGCTTATTCATCTCTCGATTGACCAGCCCATGCCATCCCCGGACATATTGCCGCAGCAGGTAGTGGCCATACAACTGAAAGCTTTGCAGGATAATGACGAAACGAATACAGGCATATCTATTACCTTCAACTTTGCCGCTCCGGATAACAAAGCCTATACCGGGCCATTAGACAAGTTTATTCAACTGGTTAAAAATCCGGTATATGCACCTTTGCTGAATTTTAAGAAATGCGAGGTAAATAAAATACATATAGAAGGTGATGAAGCCCAGCAGATCGTAATTATAACGGATCAGACTGGCAAAAAATCTGCATTTTTATTCTCATTATCTAAACAGCAAAATGGCCCGTATCAGAATTGCTGGATGACAGACAGTGTGATCAGACTGGCGTATGAAGATAAACTGGTAAAAGCCTGAGAAACCTGAAGGAAGTAAGTGATGGAGAGATTTACAGTATGTTAAGTTTATGAGTTGAATTTTTATGAGTAAAATGTTAAGCTCAGAAGTATATCATTCAATCTACAAATCGTCATTGAAGCTATCGCGGTTTCTGGTAGCTTTTTTCCGGGCATTCCGTTTTTTATCGGTGATTCTTTCCTGTATGGAAGCAGCTGTAGGTTTGGTGGCTTTGCGTGCTTTTACCGGACGGAAACTTTTTTCTAGCAACTGGTAAAATTTCTTTACTACTTGTTGTTTATTGAGCAACTGGCTGCGTTCTGCCTGGGAAATAAGCTGCAAATATCCTTCGCCATTGATTTTATTGGCCAGTTTGGCTTTTAATACCTGTTTTTCCTCTTCACCCAGAATCGCCGAATTGTCCACATGAAAGCGTAATTCCACTTTCGAGGACACTTTGTTTACATGCTGGCCTCCGGCACCTCCGCTCCGGGAAGTGGCAAAATGCAGTTCACTTGAAAAATCCCGCTGATGAGGAGGTTGATTCATCGTTCAAAAAAGTTTGTCAAAAATATAAATGATCTGTTTTTACAGGCAATAATACGCATTCCCGCTAAATAGTTCTGGTTACTAAATAAAAATACCAGCAGGCTTTGCTGGTATTTTCCTAGTGAAATAAGGCAACAATTTATTCTTTGCTGTCTTTGAGAATAATATTAAGATCATCTATTTCGAGCTTATCCATCCCGGTTTCTTCTTCCATATTTACGAGGGCTTTAATAAGATCACCCACCATATGTGCCTGAAATCCAAGTTTCTGAGCGACTTCCACACAAAGTTTTACTTTCCGTTCATCAATGCTTTCATCAATCAGCACCATTCTCACCAGGTCATAAAGTTGCTCCAGCCTGAGTATGGTTTTTTCAGGAGCGGCAAAAGGTATGGCAAAAGCGTCATCCATAATGGAATTGAATTCTTCCTGGCTTAAACCATAACTTGTATATAGTTTGGTAAGGTATTCCAGCTCATCTTTGGTAACCAAAGCATCGGCAAGGGCAAGCTGGCAAAGGTGAGCAAAGTGGCTTCTAACATTGGCCATTTCAGAAGGTTGGAGATTTTCTGACATATAATTACACGTTAACTGGGGTTAATATCGCTTTAATTGAATTAAATTCCTCCAGGTTATAAATTTTTGAGGAAATTTAGACAAAAGTGTATATACACTTTTGTCTGCTTCTCTCTCTTATGTTACCAGTGTAAGAAATATGCCAGGAAACGCTCAGAATATTTTGCCTGGGTTTAAAATACCGTTTGGGTCAAATACCTGTTTGATCCCACGCATAAGTGCCAGATTTATATCCGGCAAGGCAATACCAATATACGGTTTTTGTACATATCCTATCCCATGCTCGCCTGAAATAGTACCTCCCAGCCGGACACACAAGCTGAATATTTCACGAATGCCTTCCGGCAGTTTGCGGTTCCATTCTTCCTCCGACATATCTCCTTTGATAATATTCACATGCAGGTTTCCATCCCCGGCATGTCCGTAACAAACAGATGTAAAATTATATTTCCGGCCTATCTCTTTCACCCCCTTAAGTAACTGAGGCAAATGTCCGCGAGGCACTACGGTATCCTCTTCCTTATACACAGATGTATGCCGCACCGCATAAGGCACTTTCCGGCGGAGTGCCCACAATTCCTCCTGTTGCTGGGATGACTCTCCCAACAGCACCTCTCCTACCTCATACCTGGATAACACCTCATAAATGCGTTCCGCATCTTTGTAGAGCAAGTCCATTTCGTTTCCATCTACTTCAATGAGTAAATGTGCTTGTACATTGGCCGGAATTTCTATAGTAGATCCGGTATACCGCACCGCCCATTCTATCGCATCCCTTTCCATAAATTCCAGGCAGGAAGGAGAAATACCTGCCATAAAAATAGCATTAACTGCTTCACAAGCCTGTTCAGCCGAAGCAAACGGCACCAGCATCACCAGTTTATGCGTGGGATACGGACGAAGTTTAAACACCGCTTTGGTGATAATTCCCAATGTGCCCTCACTCCCGACCATTAACTGTGTAAGGTTATAGCCGGTAGAATATTTCAGTACATTGGCTCCGGTCCAGATAATTTCTCCGGTAGGCAGCACTACTTCCAGGTTCAATACATTTTCGCGGGTAGTGCCATATTTTACTGCACGCGGTCCACCGGAAGATTGCGCCAGGTTGCCTCCCAGCGAGCAACTCCCCCGGCTGCCAGGGTCAACCGGGTAAAATAGTCCCTTTTCCATTGCCGCTTCCTGCAAAACCTGTGTAATCACACCTGGCTCTACCGTTGCCTGGTGGTTTATTTCATCAATATGAATGA from Rhodocytophaga rosea carries:
- a CDS encoding DNA/RNA non-specific endonuclease codes for the protein MANRSGRKTQGNRKLILFIILVIVVFLIYNNADKLNLPNIGDAKVIKTEKKKEEEPAKAPDKKKSSRKTEPKTAPATTSFDFENNLDFALPAFTDQDQIVRHQAYSLSYADEFEQPYWVAYQLTASEVKGKSERENDFRPDPDVKTGSATPDDYRGSGYDRGHLAPAADFKFSNKAMSESFFMSNMSPQAPEFNREIWEHLESRVRSWVKKDQVLYVVTGPVLKGKMSYIGRRNKVAVPPMYFKVILDLYQPDVKAIAFLMKNEGSNEPLESFAVTIDEVEKETGLDFFPLLPDDMEQKLESSLTISDWFKGK
- the aac(6') gene encoding aminoglycoside 6'-N-acetyltransferase, encoding MHIERLSKDSLQALTVLMLELWPDCSFEEEYENNKEILRSGKETAFLYKVIKEDYIGFITVSLRTDYVEGAITSPVGYVEGIYVKPGYRQQGIGIQLLAAAEVWCKEKGCVEMGSDTELDNKLSQIFHQKAGFTEVNRIVCFKKDLR
- a CDS encoding PhoH family protein, with translation MPRIKKEKKVFVLDTSVILYDHDAVKNFQEHDVAIPITVLEELDNFKKGNDTKNFEAREFIRFIDKLSGEHMLQNWIPLEGEGKGSFKVIMSSKSAVDAELIYDEKKADHKILNSALSLQEEDPKKKVILVTKDINLRLKAKALNLPAEDYETGKIKNVNTLYTGKTVLSDIPSAVITELYEVGFCDVKKVMPKKPRKNSFFILKSERNSVLAYYNPIEDRIEKVDKRAAYGIRPRNAEQTFAIHAILNPHIKLITIQGVAGTGKTLLALASALEQKKNYKQIFLARPIVPLSNKDIGYLPGDIKSKLNPYMEPLWDNLKFIQNQFEEHEKDFQKINEMLMKDVLHIMPLAYIRGRSLSNIIFIVDEAQNLTPHEVKTIITRAGENTKIIFTGDIYQIDTPYLDTQSNGLSYLIDRVQNHDLYTHITLEKGERSELANLANDLL
- a CDS encoding class I SAM-dependent methyltransferase, whose translation is MPLLSKRNEMAVNFDTIAYFYDQLSKVVFGKALQQSQWCTLPFIPVQATVLILGGGSGWYLKSLLQERQVKKIVYVEASAAMLRLSQQNIASVSCSTEIEFRLGTEKSIRYDEKFDVVITHFVLDLFPEPQVNSMIHLLYPALHQNGIWLCSDFELSGQQAGQWWKKSLISAMYIFFRWVSKVKARVLPDIHGLLVSCHLHCQYEATFYRGLIAARVYRKGDKSAVLKSES
- a CDS encoding DUF4864 domain-containing protein, giving the protein MLIHLSIDQPMPSPDILPQQVVAIQLKALQDNDETNTGISITFNFAAPDNKAYTGPLDKFIQLVKNPVYAPLLNFKKCEVNKIHIEGDEAQQIVIITDQTGKKSAFLFSLSKQQNGPYQNCWMTDSVIRLAYEDKLVKA
- the arfB gene encoding alternative ribosome rescue aminoacyl-tRNA hydrolase ArfB; this encodes MNQPPHQRDFSSELHFATSRSGGAGGQHVNKVSSKVELRFHVDNSAILGEEEKQVLKAKLANKINGEGYLQLISQAERSQLLNKQQVVKKFYQLLEKSFRPVKARKATKPTAASIQERITDKKRNARKKATRNRDSFNDDL
- a CDS encoding FAD-binding oxidoreductase encodes the protein METAQISHLLVEKMQSIVGSPYVFADQENLYAYSHDETEDLSFLPDVVVKPAIPLEVSRIMQFCNEHKIPVTARGAGTGLSGAALPVHKGILLSMERFNKIIHIDEINHQATVEPGVITQVLQEAAMEKGLFYPVDPGSRGSCSLGGNLAQSSGGPRAVKYGTTRENVLNLEVVLPTGEIIWTGANVLKYSTGYNLTQLMVGSEGTLGIITKAVFKLRPYPTHKLVMLVPFASAEQACEAVNAIFMAGISPSCLEFMERDAIEWAVRYTGSTIEIPANVQAHLLIEVDGNEMDLLYKDAERIYEVLSRYEVGEVLLGESSQQQEELWALRRKVPYAVRHTSVYKEEDTVVPRGHLPQLLKGVKEIGRKYNFTSVCYGHAGDGNLHVNIIKGDMSEEEWNRKLPEGIREIFSLCVRLGGTISGEHGIGYVQKPYIGIALPDINLALMRGIKQVFDPNGILNPGKIF